The following coding sequences lie in one candidate division KSB1 bacterium genomic window:
- a CDS encoding type II toxin-antitoxin system HicB family antitoxin: MSEFELKIYWSDEDQAFIAEVPELPGCAADGKTYKEAVENVEGIIQEWIETAKELGRPIPKPKGRLKYA, from the coding sequence ATGTCTGAATTTGAATTAAAGATTTATTGGAGTGATGAAGATCAAGCTTTCATCGCGGAAGTACCGGAATTGCCGGGTTGTGCAGCGGATGGCAAAACTTACAAGGAAGCCGTCGAGAATGTAGAAGGTATTATTCAAGAATGGATTGAAACTGCCAAAGAATTAGGGCGGCCAATTCCCAAACCTAAGGGAAGACTGAAATACGCTTAG